One window of Papaver somniferum cultivar HN1 chromosome 9, ASM357369v1, whole genome shotgun sequence genomic DNA carries:
- the LOC113307864 gene encoding bifunctional protein FolD 1, mitochondrial-like isoform X2 — MAFVQQRNEVKYQVDLWTDPKRVSVRCIPGPQCCISSSSINLVTEGLEFVNSNQREIMMMHNGSRNLWKKMCLKPRILYSYSTNSLSTTLLNNSLRILGPDLPEIWIPNPSSPSRPPITHRSPFIFNHQEQTAAVIDGKLMADEIRSEIANEVSRMKNEIGKVPGLAVVLVGERKDSQIYVRKKIAACEEVGIMSLMTELPKDCTEIEVLDAVSSYNVDPAVHGILVQLPLPQHMNEEKILNDVSLEKDVDGFHPVNMGNLAMTGRDPLFIPCTPKGCIELLLRSNVEIMGKKVVVIGRSNIAGLPTSLLLQRHHATVSVVHAFTKNPEKITREADIVISAAGVVNLVRGHWLKPGAIVIDVGTNPVEVWMNISHDRRTLHGSKK, encoded by the exons ATGGCATTTGTCCAACAAAGGAATGAAGTCAAATATCAAGTGGATCTATGGACGGACCCAAAAAGAGTTTCTGTACGTTGCATTCCAGGTCCCCAATGTTGCATCTCCTCCTCCTCCATAAATCTAGTTACTGAGGGTTTAGAATTTGTGAACTCAAACCAAAGAGAAATCATGATGATGCATAATGGCAGTAGAAATCTATGGAAGAAGATGTGTTTAAAGCCGAGGATTTTATATTCATATTCAACAAACTCTCTCTCAACTACTCTTCTCAATAACTCTCTGCGAATCCTTGGTCCTGATCTTCCTGAAATTTGGATTCCCAATCCTTCATCTCCTTCTCGACCTCCGATTACTCATCGCTCTCCTTTTATCTTTAATCACCAAG AGCAGACTGCTGCTGTTATCGATGGGAAGTTGATGGCTGATGAAATAAGATCAGAAATAGCAAATGAAGTTAGCAGGATGAAAAATGAAATCGGAAAGGTTCCTGGTTTGGCTGTTGTTTTGGTGGGagaaagaaaagattctcaaattTATGTCCGTAAGAAAATAGCAGCTTGCGAAGAAGTTGGAATCATGTCTTTAATGACAGAACTGCCCAAGGATTGCACAGAAATTGAAGTGCTTGATGCTGTTTCAAGTTATAATGTGGATCCAGCAGTTCATGGTATTCTTGTGCAACTTCCTCTGCCCCAA CATATGAACGAGGAGAAGATTTTAAATGATGTGAGCCTTGAAAAAGATGTTGACGGTTTCCATCCAGTGAACATGGGGAATCTTGCCATGACAGGAAGAGATCCGTTGTTCATCCCATGCACCCCAAAGGGCTGCATTGAGCTACTGCTCCGGTCTAATGTGGAAATCATGGGAAAGAAAGTAGTGGTGATTGGGAGGAGCAATATTGCTGGGTTGCCTACTTCTTTACTATTGCAG AGGCACCATGCGACAGTCAGCGTCGTGCATGCCTTcactaaaaaccctgaaaaaatCACACGTGAAGCCGATATTGTGATATCTGCTGCTGGAGTAGTCAACCTAGTCCGTGGCCATTGGTTAAAGCCAGGTGCAATCGTGATAGATGTGGGGACAAATCCGGTTGAG GTCTGGATGAATATTTCACATGATAGACGGACATTACACGGTTCAAAAAAGTAA
- the LOC113307864 gene encoding bifunctional protein FolD 1, mitochondrial-like isoform X1 yields MAFVQQRNEVKYQVDLWTDPKRVSVRCIPGPQCCISSSSINLVTEGLEFVNSNQREIMMMHNGSRNLWKKMCLKPRILYSYSTNSLSTTLLNNSLRILGPDLPEIWIPNPSSPSRPPITHRSPFIFNHQEQTAAVIDGKLMADEIRSEIANEVSRMKNEIGKVPGLAVVLVGERKDSQIYVRKKIAACEEVGIMSLMTELPKDCTEIEVLDAVSSYNVDPAVHGILVQLPLPQHMNEEKILNDVSLEKDVDGFHPVNMGNLAMTGRDPLFIPCTPKGCIELLLRSNVEIMGKKVVVIGRSNIAGLPTSLLLQRHHATVSVVHAFTKNPEKITREADIVISAAGVVNLVRGHWLKPGAIVIDVGTNPVEDPDSETGYTLTGDVCYEEAIKVASAITPVPGGVGPMTIAMLLSNTLDSAKRAYRFT; encoded by the exons ATGGCATTTGTCCAACAAAGGAATGAAGTCAAATATCAAGTGGATCTATGGACGGACCCAAAAAGAGTTTCTGTACGTTGCATTCCAGGTCCCCAATGTTGCATCTCCTCCTCCTCCATAAATCTAGTTACTGAGGGTTTAGAATTTGTGAACTCAAACCAAAGAGAAATCATGATGATGCATAATGGCAGTAGAAATCTATGGAAGAAGATGTGTTTAAAGCCGAGGATTTTATATTCATATTCAACAAACTCTCTCTCAACTACTCTTCTCAATAACTCTCTGCGAATCCTTGGTCCTGATCTTCCTGAAATTTGGATTCCCAATCCTTCATCTCCTTCTCGACCTCCGATTACTCATCGCTCTCCTTTTATCTTTAATCACCAAG AGCAGACTGCTGCTGTTATCGATGGGAAGTTGATGGCTGATGAAATAAGATCAGAAATAGCAAATGAAGTTAGCAGGATGAAAAATGAAATCGGAAAGGTTCCTGGTTTGGCTGTTGTTTTGGTGGGagaaagaaaagattctcaaattTATGTCCGTAAGAAAATAGCAGCTTGCGAAGAAGTTGGAATCATGTCTTTAATGACAGAACTGCCCAAGGATTGCACAGAAATTGAAGTGCTTGATGCTGTTTCAAGTTATAATGTGGATCCAGCAGTTCATGGTATTCTTGTGCAACTTCCTCTGCCCCAA CATATGAACGAGGAGAAGATTTTAAATGATGTGAGCCTTGAAAAAGATGTTGACGGTTTCCATCCAGTGAACATGGGGAATCTTGCCATGACAGGAAGAGATCCGTTGTTCATCCCATGCACCCCAAAGGGCTGCATTGAGCTACTGCTCCGGTCTAATGTGGAAATCATGGGAAAGAAAGTAGTGGTGATTGGGAGGAGCAATATTGCTGGGTTGCCTACTTCTTTACTATTGCAG AGGCACCATGCGACAGTCAGCGTCGTGCATGCCTTcactaaaaaccctgaaaaaatCACACGTGAAGCCGATATTGTGATATCTGCTGCTGGAGTAGTCAACCTAGTCCGTGGCCATTGGTTAAAGCCAGGTGCAATCGTGATAGATGTGGGGACAAATCCGGTTGAG GACCCTGATAGTGAAACCGGTTACACCCTCACAGGAGACGTTTGTTATGAAGAAGCAATTAAGGTAGCATCAGCGATAACCCCAGTGCCTGGAGGAGTTGGACCTATGACAATCGCAATGCTTCTTTCGAACACTCTTGACTCTGCCAAACGTGCATACAGATTCACTTGA